CAGGAAGGCTCGCTGTGCACCATCCACGCCAACTCCGCCGAGGAGGTCTTCCCCCGCCTGCTCATGCTGTGCCGCTCCGGCGGCCTCACCCTGGACAGCGAAGACATCCACGGCCTGGTCGGCATGGCCGTCGACTTCGTCGTCCACCTGCGGCGCGACGTGCGCACCAATCGGCGCTATGTGACCGAGGTGCTGGAGGTGCTGCCGCCCGCCGACACCCCGATGCCCGCCCGCAACCACATCTACCGCCCCGGCCTCGACGGGCGGGCCGCCCCGGCGACCTCGCCCCAGTGCCTGGACGACCTGGTCGCCGCCGGGTTCGACCCCGCCGTGCTGTGGAGGGCGTCATGACCGGGTCGCTGCTGGCGCCGCTGGCCAGCGGGCTGGTTGCGGCCGGGATCGTCTGCCTCGTGCTCGCCGTGCGCGGGCGGGCCCCGGCACCGCGCCGGCCGGACGGCCACCTGGCCACCCTGATTCGCGCGGCCGGGGATCCAGCGGTGCGCCGGCAGGCCGGGGCCGCGGTCCTACTCGGCCTCGCGGTGTTCTGGCTGACCGGCTGGCCCGTCGCCGGCCTCGCCGCCATCGGCGCCTGCTTCGCCGTGCCGTGCCTTGCCGGAGGCCGCGGCGCCCGCTCGCGCATCGCCCGCCTGGAAGGGCTGGAACAGTGGACTCGCCGCCTTTCCGACCTGCTGAGTGCCGCCTCCGGCCTGGAGGACGCCCTGGCCCGCAGCGTCCAGCACCCGCCCGAGGCGATCGCCGCCGAAGTGCGCGACCTCGGGCGCAAACTCGCCGCCCGGGTGGACACCGAGCAGGCGCTGCGCGCCTTCGCCGACGCCCTCGACGACCCGGTGGCGGACCTGATCGCCGCCGCGCTGATTCGCGCCGCCTCCCGCCGCGGCACCGGCGTACGGCAAGTCCTCACCAATTTGGCGGGCATGGTCGCGGCCAACGTCGCCGCCCGGCGGGAGGTCGAAGCCGAACGCGCCCGCCACCGCGCCACCGTCCGCTGGATCATGGCCTTCCTGTTCGGCTACAGCGGCTTCGCCGCCCTCAACCGGGACTACGTCGCCCCGTTCGGCACCACCGCCGGGCAGGTCGCCCTCGCGGTCGTCGTCGCCTGCTACACGGTCGGCCTGTGGTGGCTGCACCGCCTGGGCACCGCCCGCCCACCCGGCCGCTTCCTCACTGGAGGGCCGCGATGAACCTGTTCCTGCTTGCTGGGGCCCTGACCGGGTTCGGACTGTTCCTCCTGGTGCGCGAGCTGCGCCCGGCACCGCCCCGGCTGGAAGACGCGGTCGCCCGCCTGCGCGCCGGCTACGTCCCCCCCGACACCAGCGGCGACCTGGCCCAGCGGCTCGGCCGCCTCATGGCCACCCACCTGGGGTCGCTGCCGTGCCCGCACCGCGACCTGGCCCTGCTCGGCCGCCCGGTCGAACGCTTCCTGGCCACCAAGCTCGGCCTGGCCGTGCTCGGCCTGCTGCTCCCGGCCGCCGTGTCCGCGCTGATGACCGTGATGGGCGG
This genomic window from Microbispora sp. ZYX-F-249 contains:
- a CDS encoding type II secretion system F family protein, which codes for MTGSLLAPLASGLVAAGIVCLVLAVRGRAPAPRRPDGHLATLIRAAGDPAVRRQAGAAVLLGLAVFWLTGWPVAGLAAIGACFAVPCLAGGRGARSRIARLEGLEQWTRRLSDLLSAASGLEDALARSVQHPPEAIAAEVRDLGRKLAARVDTEQALRAFADALDDPVADLIAAALIRAASRRGTGVRQVLTNLAGMVAANVAARREVEAERARHRATVRWIMAFLFGYSGFAALNRDYVAPFGTTAGQVALAVVVACYTVGLWWLHRLGTARPPGRFLTGGPR